A genome region from Arachis duranensis cultivar V14167 chromosome 6, aradu.V14167.gnm2.J7QH, whole genome shotgun sequence includes the following:
- the LOC127748340 gene encoding uncharacterized protein LOC127748340, with product MVHSEERGSTSNRRSGRDENESSWSLNVTGSVGSRWKKKWVAPECNCGIYAILFMSGTDMNPNRLFFRCPYFKTPTPHCKYFYWLDDYVASFNEDAAKTLLFGGLKLNQNHKEDHSSADDNKVRELEERLVGLEIHLKKARLNFSQIRCSSVGCVMLAFVAGIVVRNLFSGVV from the exons ATGGTTCATAGTGAAGAACGTGGATCGACATCAAATCGGCGAAGTGGGAGAGATGAAAACGAATCAAGTTGGAGTTTGAATGTTACTGGGAGTGTGGGATCAAGGTGGAAGAAGAAGTGGGTTGCCCCAGAGTGTAATTGTGGAATTTATGCAATTTTGTTCATGTCTGGAACCGATATGAACCCAAACAGACTATTCTTTCGATGCCCATATTTCAAG ACTCCAACACCTCATTGCAAATACTTTTATTGGCTTGATGATTATGTTGCATCATTCAATGAGGATGCTGCGAAGACTCTTTTGTTCGGAGGTTTGAAGCTGAATCAGAATCATAAAGAAGATCATTCTTCTGCAGATGATAACAAAGTTAGGGAGCTAGAGGAAAGATTGGTTGGCTTAGAAATTCATTTGAAGAAAGCTAGATTGAATTTTAGTCAAATTAGATGCAGTAGTGTTGGATGTGTTATGTTGGCATTTGTTGCTGGAATTGTAGTCAGAAACCTGTTTAGTGGTGTAGTTTAG